One genomic segment of Drosophila melanogaster chromosome 3L includes these proteins:
- the FucTA gene encoding alpha1,3-fucosyltransferase A, isoform B yields the protein MRRPKISLKKYFYLTLICALLLIFGFSLKEREIWKTLSPRSSQITTQQQQHQHLHQLQSMDEEHPMATSSTPPPIAATLLPEVADNLVEEPEQTVLEEEESEADRLQEPPAEKAWFFKNGEYYPKPAKTYSNRKARKRHAPRLLPHQDPYSDRIINQLMYVPHNYEEIKSSGKLKTILLYNGLGPWNVKKGRDVFLKAKCPVDTCELTANRDLASTADMILYKDHYIPTGIRRPSNSKQVSMLYYLECPYHTQNVKVPDAINWTATYRRDSTIVAPYEKWQYYDTKVQQQEQDINYSVNKTKKVAWFVSNCGARNGRLQYAHELQKYIEVDIYGACGNFKCSRSTADKCFEILDNDYKFYLAFENSNCKDYITEKFFVNALNRRVLPIVMGARPEDYEVSAPRRSYIHVDEFSSPKELAEYLRILDHDDELYNSYFKWKGTGEFINTYYWCRVCATLHNEEQLRKPRWYTDLNDWWRGPGVCTTRSWRNFKARKDVISDSSDD from the exons ATGCGGCGTCCGAAGATATCCCTCAAAAAGTACTTCTACCTAACTCTGATCTGTGCCCTCCTCCTCATATTCGGTTTCAGTCTCAA AGAGCGCGAAATATGGAAGACGCTGAGTCCACGATCGTCACAGATAAccacacagcagcagcagcaccagcatcTGCATCAACTGCAGTCCATGGACGAGGAACATCCGATGGCCACCAGCTCCACTCCTCCGCCGATTGCGGCCACTTTACTGCCCGAGGTGGCGGATAATCTCGTCGAGGAGCCGGAGCAGACGGTtctggaggaggaggaaagCGAGGCGGATCGCCTGCAAGAGCCGCCGGCGGAAAAGGCCTGGTTCTTCAAGAACGGAGAGTACTATCCAAAGCCGGCCAAGACCTACAGCAATCGCAAGGCCAGGAAGCGGCATGCCCCACGATTGCTGCCGCATCAGGATCCCTATTCCGATCGCATTATTAACCAGCTAATGTACGTGCCGCACAACTACGAGGAGATCAAGTCCAGCGGCAAACTGAAGACCATCCTACTCTACAACGGATTGGGTCCGTGGAACGTGAAGAAGGGTCGCGACGTCTTCCTGAAAGCCAAGTGTCCCGTTGACACCTGCGAACTGACTGCCAATCGCGATCTGGCCAGCACGGCCGACATGATCCTCTACAAGGATCACTACATACCCACGGGCATTCGACGGCCCAGCAACTCCAAGCAGGTGTCCATGCTGTACTATCTGGAGTGTCCGTATCACACGCAGAATGTCAAGGTGCCCGATGCCATCAATTGGACTGCCACCTACAG ACGGGATAGTACAATTGTTGCACCCTATGAAAAGTGGCAGTACTACGACACAAaggtgcagcagcaggagcaggataTCAACTACTCCGTCAACAAGACCAAGAAAGTGGCCTGGTTTGTGTCCAACTGTGGAGCGAGGAATGGCCGTCTCCAGTATGCCCATGAGCTGCAGAAATATATAGAG GTTGACATCTATGGAGCGTGTGGCAACTTCAAGTGCTCCCGCAGCACAGCGGACAAGTGCTTCGAGATCCTGGACAACGACTATAAGTTCTATCTGGCGTTCGAGAACTCCAACTGCAAGGACTACATCACGGAGAAGTTCTTCGTGAATGCGCTGAACAGAAGGGTCCTGCCCATCGTCATGGGCGCCCGGCCAGAGGACTACGAGGTGAGTGCTCCGCGAAGATCATACATCCACGTGGACGAGTTCTCATCGCCCAAAGAGCTGGCCGAGTATCTGCGCATCCTGGACCACGACGACGAGCTGTACAACTCGTACTTTAAGTGGAAGGGCACCGGTGAGTTCATCAACACGTACTACTGGTGTCGCGTGTGTGCCACGCTCCACAACGAGGAGCAACTGCGGAAGCCACGATGGTACACGGATCTCAATGACTGGTGGCGGGGACCTGGAGTCTGCACGACGAGATCCTGGCGCAACTTCAAGGCGCGCAAGGACGTCATTAGCGACTCCAGCGACGACTGA
- the Msh6 gene encoding Msh6, producing MSKKLNTSVGGTPTNTLLNYFSKSPAFDKKKLTPSVKTDPDASKSEKENLQNQQPKVKDGKKEASKPAAKRKLPISDDEPASGQRKRKRIVQPESDSEPEMEVTKSEDDFSDCASDYEPDENEASDDSVSSGAEEVSPSENDMSVDSPTPKKSRKKSKILNNNNNNEPSSKKVKLESTIQLAEGATFQEKLKNLQSNAKQDASYDDIVTNTSNLDEPVVWPHQKLEFLQPDKIKDKEGRRPDHPDYDKSTLHVPEKFLNGLSPGVRQWWVLKSDNYDCVLFFKVGKFYELYHMDADVGVNELGFTYMRGEFAHSGFPEISFDKMSTILVDRGFKVARVEQTETPDMMTERCKRIKATKFDKVVAREICQITNRGTQVFGSQCKIGPNHQPNYMLAIVEKDEGTCSRYGVCFIDTSIGDFHLGEFEDDKNCSRLLTLVSHHMPVLFLNEKSALSQRTQQIVRTVLGGILKEPVPGNGKHACSAEKTLKLLAERYYAGPGSDDNWPLVLRTMQSDMDHLGLTPNDNYKLALKALGQCIFFIHKCKLEPKVLPMARYQLYVPPDQLADAKPAVASTLRRSHMVLDATTLSNLRIIGEEHSLLSTLDHCCTKFGKRLLHHWLCAPSCDVSVIKERQDAIGELIRMPTELQEVRALLAPMPDFERNLAQIHLFGNKQIKQMDHPDSRAILFEEKLYNKQKLQGFMAVLKGFNDLTKLPTMFHQCKTTLLKRITQLPESGGSFPDLSKELQYFATAFDHDAAAKTGVIAPQAGMDAEYDAAMDSIGEVEKRLKTYLVEQERHFGCRITYFGSDKKRYQLDVPESHASKANKSYTLEGQTKGKKPSRRYTTAETRALLKDMQHAEDTRNMVLKDLARRLFEKFSNHYDQWKQCIDCVANLDVLGSLAEYAGQQMVICVPELVSDADQPFIQLEEGYHPCANASTYIPNGLELGTASEAPLSLLTGPNMGGKSTLMREVGLLVIMAQIGAHIPAASCRLSLVDRIFTRLGAQDDILAGHSTFLVELNETSLILKHATCHSLVLLDELGRGTATYDGTAIAASVVNFLANLKCRTLFSTHYHNLIDFFHNDKRITLGHMACMVENEDNADPTQETVTFLYKYTAGACPKSYGFNAAKLAGMPQGIIKRAYELSKKVEAIALQRKITAKIVAATAGNEDTKKEKINALKDLLKQLKMCQV from the exons ATGTCCAAGAAGTTAAACACCAGCGTGGGCGGGACGCCCACAAACACGCTACTAAATTACTTTTCCAAGTCGCCAGCTTTCGACAAAAAGAAATTGACTCCTAGCGTGAAAACAGATCCCGATGCATCCAAGAGCGAAAAGGAGAATCTCCAGAACCAGCAGCCAAAAGTGAAGGATGGTAAGAAAGAGGCTTCCAAGCCGGCGGCCAAGAGGAAGTTGCCCATTTCCGACGATGAGCCGGCCAGTGGTCAACGCAAGCGGAAGCGCATCGTTCAGCCGGAATCGGACAGTGAGCCGGAAATGGAGGTAACCAAGTCGGAGGACGACTTCTCCGATTGCGCCTCCGACTACGAACCGGATGAGAATGAAGCCAGCGATGATAGCGTTAGCAGCGGCGCGGAGGAGGTGTCGCCTAGCGAGAACGACATGTCCGTGGACAGTCCGACACCCAAGAAATCGCGCAAAAAGTCTAAGATTCtgaataacaacaataacaatgagCCATCGAGCAAGAAGGTCAAGCTAGAGTCGACCATCCAGTTGGCCGAGGGTGCAACCTTTCAAGAAAAGCTGAAGAACCTGCAGAGCAATGCCAAGCAGGATGCTTCCTACGATGATATCGTGACCAACACGTCCAATCTGGATGAGCCCGTTGTTTGGCCGCACCAGAAACTAGAGTTCCTGCAACCGGACAAGATCAAGGACAAGGAGGGAAGACGTCCAGATCATCCGGACTACGATAAGAGCACCTTGCATGTGCCGGAGAAGTTCCTCAATGGCCTGTCGCCGGGAGTTCGACAGTGGTGGGTCCTTAAGTCGGACAACTATGACTGCGTCTTGTTTTTTAAAGTCGGCAAGTTCTATGAACTGTATCACATGGATGCGGATGTGGGCGTCAACGAGCTGGGCTTCACTTACATGCGCGGCGAGTTTGCTCACTCCGGTTTCCCGGAGATATCCTTCGACAAGATGTCCACCATTCTCGTAGACAGGGGCTTCAAG GTGGCTCGCGTTGAGCAAACGGAAACTCCAGATATGATGACTGAGCGCTGCAAGCGGATCAAGGCCACCAAGTTCGACAAAGTGGTGGCCCGCGAGATCTGCCAGATCACCAATCGTGGCACCCAGGTCTTTGGCTCACAGTGCAAGATCGGGCCGAATCATCAGCCCAACTATATGTTGGCCATAGTGGAGAAGGATGAGGGAACTTGTAGCCGGTATGGAGTGTGCTTCATAGACACCTCCATTGGTGACTTTCATTTGGGTGAGTTTGAAGACGACAAGAACTGTTCCCGCCTCCTCACCCTGGTGTCACATCATATGCCAGTATTG TTCCTTAATGAGAAATCCGCTCTGAGCCAGCGAACCCAGCAAATTGTGCGCACTGTGCTGGGTGGAATCCTTAAGGAGCCCGTTCCCGGCAACGGAAAGCATGCCTGCAGTGCCGAAAAAACACTGAAACTTCTGGCGGAACGTTACTATGCTGGACCCGGATCCGATGACAACTGGCCATTGGTGCTGCGCACCATGCAATCCGATATGGATCATTTGGGCCTGACACCAAATGATAATTACAAGCTAGCCCTTAAAGCTCTCGGCCAGTGCATCTTCTTTATCCATAAGTGCAAGCTGGAGCCCAAGGTGCTGCCCATGGCGCGTTATCAGCTATATGTGCCGCCCGATCAGCTGGCGGATGCCAAGCCGGCGGTAGCATCCACATTGAGACGCTCCCACATGGTACTGGATGCCACTACTTTGTCGAACCTCAGAATTATTGGTGAGGAACACTCCTTGCTCTCCACTTTGGATCACTGCTGCACCAAGTTCGGAAAGCGACTGCTGCACCACTGGCTTTGCGCTCCGAGTTGCGATGTCTCAGTCATCAAGGAGCGACAAGATGCTATTGGTGAGCTAATTCGAATGCCCACCGAACTGCAGGAAGTTCGAGCTTTGCTAGCTCCGATGCCCGATTTCGAACGAAATCTTGCCCAGATTCATCTATTTGGCAACAAACAGATAAAGCAGATGGACCACCCGGATTCCCGGGCGATTCTTTTCGAAGAAAAGCTATATAACAAGCAAAAGCTACAGGGATTTATGGCCGTACTTAAGGGATTCAATGATCTAACCAAATTGCCTACGATGTTCCATCAGTGCAAAACAACTTTGCTTAAGAGAATTACCCAGCTGCCGGAATCGGGAGGCTCTTTTCCCGATCTAAGCAAGGAGCTACAATATTTTGCCACTGCCTTTGATCATGATGCAGCTGCTAAAACGGGTGTGATTGCACCCCAAGCTGGAATGGATGCTGAGTACGATGCGGCAATGGATTCCATAGGTGAGGTTGAGAAACGCCTCAAAACATATCTTGTGGAACAAGAGCGACACTTTGGTTGCCGCATTACCTATTTCGGCAGCGACAAGAAACGTTACCAATTGGATGTGCCAGAAAGCCATGCCAGCAAGGCCAATAAATCCTACACCTTGGAAGGACAAACTAAGGGAAAGAAGCCATCTCGTCGCTACACCACTGCTGAAACCCGTGCCCTACTAAAGGACATGCAGCACGCTGAGGATACAAGGAACATGGTCCTAAAAGATCTGGCGCGTCGTCTTTTCGAGAAGTTCTCGAATCACTACGACCAGTGGAAGCAATGCATTGACTGCGTCGCCAACCTGGATGTCCTAGGCTCACTAGCTGAATACGCTGGTCAACAAATGGTTATCTGTGTGCCAGAGCTGGTCTCTGATGCGGATCAGCCGTTTATCCAACTGGAGGAGGGCTACCACCCTTGCGCAAATGCATCCACCTATATTCCCAATGGCCTGGAATTGGGCACTGCATCGGAGGCGCCACTGTCACTACTCACTGGCCCCAATATGGGCGGCAAGAGTACGCTGATGAGAGAAGTGGGTCTTCTCGTAATCATGGCGCAAATT GGCGCCCACATTCCCGCTGCTAGTTGTCGCCTTTCGTTGGTGGACAGAATCTTCACGCGCCTGGGTGCTCAAGATGACATTCTGGCCGGGCACAGCACCTTCCTTGTGGAGCTTAACGAAACCTCACTTATTCTCAAACACGCCACATGCCATTCGCTTGTGCTGCTCGACGAACTCGGCAGGGGAACCGCCACATATGATGGCACAGCGATTGCTGCCTCTGTCGTCAACTTTCTGGCCAATCTCAAGTGCCGCACTCTGTTCTCCACACACTATCACAATCTGATTGATTTCTTCCACAACGACAAGAGAATCACACTGGGTCACATGGCTTGCATGGTGGAGAATGAAGACAATGCCGATCCTACCCAAGAAACGGTCACGTTCCTATACAAGTATACAGCCGGTGCTTGTCCCAAATCGTATGGCTTTAACGCAGCCAAATTAGCTGGAATGCCTCAGGGAATTATTAAGCGGGCCTATGAG CTTTCCAAGAAAGTCGAAGCCATTGCTTTGCAGCGCAAAATTACGGCCAAGATCGTAGCTGCCACAGCCGGAAACGAAGACACCAAAAAGGAGAAAATAAATGCACTCAAAGATCTGCTAAAGCAGTTAAAAATGTGCCAAGTTTAG
- the Prp31 gene encoding Pre-mRNA processing factor 31, which yields MSLADELLADLEEDNDNELEEEDSEMASAEDESLLAEKLAKPAPNLMDVDVTVQSVRELCKLRDSERLKNTLQQIEHYASRQRTAAEMLGSVESDPEYCLIVDANAIAVDIDNEISIVHKFTKEKYQKRFPELDSLIVGEIEYLLAVKELGNDLDQVKNNEKLQAILTQATIMIVSVTASTTQGTMLTPAEKAKIDEACEMAIELNNFKSKIYEYVESRMTFIAPNLSMIVGASTAAKLLGIAGGLSKLSKMPACNVQVLGAQKKTLSGFSQTQMLPHTGYVYYSQIVQDTAPDLRRKAARLVAAKSVLAARVDACHESVHGEIGLRFKEDVEKKLDKLQEPPPVKFIKPLPKPIEGSKKKRGGKRVRKMKERYALTEFRKQANRMNFGDIEEDAYQGDLGYSRGTIGKTGTGRIRLPQVDEKTKVRISKTLHKNLQKQQVYGGNTTVKRQISGTASSVAFTPLQGLEIVNPQAAERSQTEANAKYFSNTSGFMSVGQRTT from the exons ATGTCGCTAGCCGATGAGCTTTTAGCCGATCTCGAGGAAGACAATGACAAtgagctggaggaggaggattcGGAGATGGCCAGTGCAGAGGACGAGAGC TTGCTGGCGGAGAAGCTGGCTAAGCCGGCTCCCAATCTGATGGACGTGGATGTAACCGTGCAGTCGGTGCGGGAACTGTGCAAGCTGCGCGACTCTGAGCGCCTGAAGAACACGCTGCAGCAGATCGAGCACTATGCCAGTCGCCAGAGAACTGCAGCCGAAATGCTGGGATCCGTAGAATCCGATCCAGAGTACTGCCTCATCGTGGACGCTAATGCCATAGCTGTGGACATTGACAACGAGATCTCCATTGTGCACAAGTTCACCAAGGAGAAGTATCAGAAGCGATTCCCCGAATTGGACTCCCTGATCGTGGGTGAAATCGAGTACTTGCTGGCGGTCAAGGAGCTGGGCAACGACCTGGACCAGGTCAAAAATAACGAGAAGCTGCAGGCTATTCTCACGCAGGCCACCATTATGATTGTGTCAGTCACGGCGTCCACCACACAGGG AACCATGCTGACACCGGCGGAGAAGGCAAAGATCGACGAGGCCTGCGAAATGGCCATCGAACTGAATAACTTCAAGTCCAAGATCTACGAGTATGTGGAAAGTCGCATGACCTTCATAGCCCCAAATCTTTCCATGATTGTTGGAGCATCGACGGCGGCTAAACTCTTGGGCATTGCTGGTGGCCTTTCCAAATTATCCAAAATGCCGGCCTGCAATGTTCAGGTGTTGGGTGCACAAAAGAAAACCCTCTCGGGCTTCTCACAAACGCAGATGTTGCCGCACACTGGCTATGTGTACTACTCACAGATTGTGCAGGATACTGCGCCAGATCTGCGACGCAAGGCAGCTCGCTTGGTGGCCGCCAAGTCCGTGCTGGCTGCTCGTGTTGATGCCTGTCATGAGAGTGTCCACGGGGAGATTGGACTGCGCTTCAAGGAGGATGTGGAAAAGAAGCTGGACAAGCTGCAGGAGCCGCCGCCGGTGAAGTTCATAAAGCCGCTGCCCAAACCCATCGAGGGAAGCAAGAAGAAGCGAGGAGGCAAACGCGTGCGCAAGATGAAGGAACGATATGCGCTGACAGAGTTCCGCAAGCAAGCGAACCGCATGAATTTCGGAGAC ATCGAAGAGGATGCCTACCAAGGAGATCTGGGCTATTCACGCGGCACCATCGGCAAAACTGGCACCGGCCGCATCCGATTGCCCCAGGTGGATGAGAAGACCAAGGTGCGCATTAGCAAAACGTTGCACAAGAATCTGCAGAAACAGCAGGTGTACGGCGGCAACACCACGGTCAAACGCCAAATCTCCGGAACGGCATCCAGTGTGGCCTTTACGCCACTGCAAGGTCTAGAGATTGTGAATCCGCAGGCGGCGGAGCGTTCGCAGACGGAGGCCAATGCCAAATACTTTTCAAACACATCCGGATTCATGTCAGTGGGACAGCGGACCACTTAA
- the CG7011 gene encoding uncharacterized protein, with protein MKFADVLRRLDAYPRTLDDFSVRTVGGAAVTIISTSIISLLIFLEVLNYMQPTLNEELFVDTTRDHKLRINLDVTLHNLACNYISLDAMDSSGDTHLRVDHDVFKHRLDLNGEPLKETPIKEIVAVSPPNKNVTCGSCYGAEHNATHCCNTCEDVLDAYRLRKWTVAVDKIEQCKGKYKRSDEDAFKEGCRIQGHLEVNRMAGSFHFAPGKSFSIRQFHIHDFQFSNVKLSHTINHLSFGEKIEFAKTHPLDGLRVDVAETKSEMFNYYLKIVPTLYMRGNSDGEPIYTNQFSVTRYRKDLSDRERGMPGIFFSYELSPLMVKYAERHSSFGHFATNCCSIIGGVFTVAGILAVLLNNSWEAIQRKLEVGKLS; from the exons ATGAAGTTCGCCGACGTGCTGCGTCGCCTGGACGCCTATCCCCGCACACTGGATGACTTCAGCGTTCGCACAGTGGGCGGCGCCGCAG TTACAATTATCAGTACCAGCATCATAAGCCTACTGATCTTCCTCGAGGTCCTCAACTACATGCAGCCAACCCTAAATGAAGAGCTCTTCGTGGACACCACTCGTGATCACAAGTTGAGAATAAATCTGGACGTGACACTGCATAATCTGGCGTGCAACTACATCTCATTGGACGCAATGGATTCATCTGGCGACACACACTTGAGGGTGGACCACGACGTCTTTAAGCACCGGCTGGATCTCAATGGCGAGCCCCTCAAGGAGACGCCCATCAAGGAAATCGTTGCAGTTTCGCCGCCCAATAAGAATGTCACTTGCGGCAGTTGTTACGGAGCGGAGCACAATGCTACTCA CTGCTGCAACACGTGCGAGGATGTTCTCGACGCCTACCGGCTGCGCAAATGGACCGTGGCCGTGGACAAGATCGAGCAATGTAAGGGCAAGTACAAACGCAGCGACGAGGACGCCTTCAAGGAGGGCTGTCGCATCCAGGGTCACCTGGAAGTGAATCGAATGGCCGGCAGCTTTCACTTTGCGCCCGGCAAGAGCTTCTCCATCCGCCAGTTCCACATCCATGACTTTCAGTTCAGCAATGTGAAGCTATCGCACACAATCAATCACCTATCGTTCGGCGAGAAGATAGAGTTCGCCAAGACGCATCCCTTGGATGGACTACGAGTCGACGTGGCTG AAACCAAAAGTGAAATGTTCAATtactatttaaaaattgttcccACATTATATATGCGAGGAAACAGCGACGGCGAGCCCATATACACGAATCAATTCTCCGTCACGCGATACCGAAAAGATCTTTCAGATCGCGAGCGCGGAATGCCGGGGATATTCTTCAGCTACGAGCTCTCGCCACTGATGGTGAAATATGCGGAGAGACACAG CTCATTTGGCCACTTCGCCACGAATTGCTGTTCCATCATCGGAGGCGTGTTCACGGTGGCCGGCATTCTCGCCGTGCTGCTGAACAACTCGTGGGAGGCCATTCAACGGAAACTGGAAGTCGGCAAGCTCAGCTAA
- the CG6878 gene encoding uncharacterized protein, which yields MPLPTSSFSQQGPTCFDKMKTGFIIGFCVGMASGAVFGGFSALRYGLRGRELINNVGKTMVQGGGTFGTFMAIGTGIRC from the exons ATGCCTCTGCCTACGAGCTCATTTTCCCAGCAGGGACCAACGTGCTTCGATAAGATGAAGACGGGCTTCATCATCGGATTCTGCGTGGGCATGGCCAGCGGTGCGGTCTTTGGCGGGTTCTCGGCGCTCAG ATACGGACTACGCGGGCGGGAGCTGATCAACAACGTGGGCAAGACCATGGTCCAGGGCGGCGGAACCTTTGGCACCTTTATGGCCATCGGCACGGGGATTCGCTGCTGA